AAACTCCCGAAGGGCGAGTTTAAAAGGCTTATATGCGGCGTTATTGATTTTGACAAGGGAATAACCATTCTCTTCAACCAATGCCTTGCTTCTAAGCCTTTTGATTCTCGCTAAGTGGTCAATAAATTAATGCACTTGGTATTAGTCATTGTTAATTAGGTATTACTTTTATTCTGCTTCGATAAAGTCGGTAGGGTAATGATGACTTTAAGACCGCTTGATTCTTGATTTTGTGCAACTATGTCACCCTGGTGGAATAGTATGGCTTGTTGGGCTATTGCTAGGCCTAAACCTGTGCCTCCGCTACTTCTTTCTCTACCATCGGCCACACGAAAAAAAGGAGTGAAAAGTTTCTCTATCATTTCATTCGGTACACCAGGTCCTTGATCAGAAACGATTAACATTATCTGCTCATTTATCTGACGTAATTCAACTGTCACTACTTGGTCGTTTGGCGAATATTTTACTGCGTTATTTACCACATTACTGATCGCACTGCTCAGCAGTTTACTGTCAGCTAAAAGAGCACAGTTAGCTTGAGTTTTGAGAACGATAGTGACATTTCTGCTGGTCGCAAAGTATTGACAATCATTAACAACTTGAGCGACTAAAGTACTGAGATCAATATCATCAGCAGCAAAAACATTTTGGTTATGTTCTAGTCTTGAAAGGGTAAGCACATCGGCTATCATTTCATCTAATCGCTCAACTTCAGTTTCACAGCGGTTCAAATGTTTTTGTTGTTCAACGTCATTGCCCATATTTTTTTCAGCTAAGGCAACGGCAAGTTGTAAACGAGTTAATGGCGATCTAAGTTCATGAGACACATCACCCAATAAACGCTGATGCGCAGTAATATTATTTTCTAGTTGCTCAGCCATTTTATTAAAGCTACGTGCAAGGGTACCAAACTCGTCAGAGCGCTGGTCAAACTTTGTTATACGAGTCGCTAATTTGCCTTCGCCTATACTCTCACTTGCTTTTTGTATGGCTATTAATGGATTAGTAAAGCTTTTCGCTAGTAACCAGCATGATAGGAAACTAATCGTTAATAACATCAATAAACGCAAAGCAACAGGTAGTTGATTGACCAAACTCACTAAACGTTTACGGTGAACTTCATTGGCAATGAACAGTTGGAACTGCTCGCCATTAATTATTATGGGCTCAGAAGACGTCACCTTGGTAAAAGCAAAATCAACAGTGACGGGATTTTCGAGCGGATGCTTTGTTAAATAATCTCTTACTTCTGACCAGCCTCGTTTTCTTGGTGTATAAACTTTGTTGTTACTTATTTTTTTTATGAGTAAATACTGGTGATATTTACGGCGGAAGTTCTCTTGTACCTTTTTAAGTCTTACCTGATCCTTATCTGCTAGTTTTTGCGTGTATTGCTTTAATAGTTTTAATTGTTGTGGGTTAGCTTGTTCTTGGATAGGACTATGACGAAACTGCATAGTAACGAGGTAACTAATAAGCACAGAGGTAAGTATAACTAGCCAGAAAGCCAAAAATAGCTTTAAGCTAATGCCTAAGGAAAATTTTTTAGACCATGCCGGTGGTAACTTGAACATACCTATTCTTCTCCTTGTAAAAAGACGTAACCAGCCCCACGCACAGTTTTCATCTTATCTATGGGATCAATAGCAAGTAGTTTTCTACGAACATTGCCCACGTGTACATCAACAGTTCTATCGTATGGGCTGAGTTTACGTTGTAGTACTTTTTCAGATATTTCAGCTTTACTGATGATTTTACTGTGATTTTCAATCATATAAACCAGCACTAAATATTCGGTACCTGTTAATTCAAGTAAACGCTCTCGACAAGTTATTTCACGGGTTGCTTGGTTAACTTTGACCTGATTAATGGTAAGTTGTTTGGTTGGGGCATTTACTGCTAATGTGCTTTGACTTTTAACAATGGAGATACGTCTTAATATCGCTTTAATACGTGCTAATAATTCACGATGTTTAAACGGTTTTGCTAAGTAGTCATCAGCGCCTAATTCAAGCCCCAAAATTCGGTCATTATCATCACCTTTAGCCGTTAACATCAAAATAGGCGTTTTATGATTACCGCCTAGGGCCTTTAATACCTCAAAGCCATTTAATATTGGCATCATGACATCGAGTAAAATCAAATCGAAACTATCGTCAAACGCTTTTGCTAAACCACTGGCACCATCTAAACATGAAGTTACCTTGAAATTTTCACTCTCAAGGTACTCGGTTAATAATTCGGAAAGTTCGGCATCATCATCAATTAATAAAATGTGTTTAGTTTGCACTGTGGATTGTGTCATATGAGTGGCTGCTTTTTAGAAATAATAAATTAGTTTTGCAATTGCTTAGTAGTAACTACCAGCTAGTTTACGTGATTATAGTGAAGCAGAGAATAACTTTACATAGCTTTACATAGTCTTGCACTGCTTTGCATAAAGGCTCGATATACTAACGCTGAACTTAATTATTAGTTAAAAAATAATATACCCAAAAGGAACTATCAAATGAAAATCACATTCAAAAATATTGCAGTAGTCACTTCACTTTGTTCAGCATTGGTTTTAGCTCCTGCCAGCTTCGCAGGTCATAACGGTGTTAACTATCAAGGTGAGCGTGATAATAGTTATCATCAAATGAGTGAAAAAAAATTCGCGAAGCTCAGTCGTAAATTAGATCTGTCAGAAAGCCAACAAGCCGATATTAAAGCACTGAGAAGCGAAGAGAAAGCGCAGATGGAAGTCTTAAAGCCGGCGATGAAAGCTTTTAGAGAGCAAGTTAAAACGTTAATGTCTGCTGATAACTTTGACGAGGAAGCTTTTGTGCAATTACAGGCAGGCAACCAAGATGTTTTTGCTGCGATGGCGTTGACTAAAGCAAAAAGTAAATTTGCTATGAAAAGTGTATTAACTGAGGAACAATTAGCAAAATTTCGTTCAATGAAACATAAACGTTCACGTCGTTAATTAAAAAGTCACTATTATTATCAAATTTTGAGATAAGAACAAAAAATCCGATTCAGTATCGGATTTTTTATATGCTAAATTTACCATCAACTTTATTTATTCGGTAGGTATTACTTTACCAATATAGGGTAGGTGACGATATTTTTGTGCGTAATCAATACCAACACCAACGACAAATTCATCGGGGATTTCAAAGCCTATCCATTTAACCGCAACATCTTCTTCTCGGCGAGTAGGTTTATCTAATAACGTACAAATTTGAATAGAATTTGGTCCACGTAAATTTAAAATCTGTAATACTTTACTTAAGGTATTACCAGTATCAATAATGTCCTCTACCAACAAAACGTCTTTGCCTTCGATGTTATCATCAAGGTCTTTAAGTATATGAACATCGCGAGAGCTCTCCATGCCATTGCCATAGCTCGATGCTGTCATAAAATCCACGCTATGATTAACAGTAATGACTCTTGCCAAATCAGCCATAAAAACAAATGATCCGCGAAGCAGGCCGACCATAACTAAGTTATCGCTGTCTTGATAATGTTCACTAATTTGAAGCCCTAATTGAGCGACACGTGTTTTGATTTTTTCTTCTGAGATCATTACTTCAATTGTATGTTTCATCGTTGTCTCTTTCTTGTCGATCGTAAATAAAGATAATGAGTAACTAAAATAGTACTTAGACGAAAAAAGCCTTTGCTAGCAAAGGCTTTTATTCATAGTAAACATAACTTGTGCTTATTGTATCTTTAATTTAAAAAGATGAACTTTGCAACAAATAATACGGTTAATGCCCAAACACCGTTAGATACTTGGCTAGACTTACCAGCACCTACTTTTAAAACAGTGTAAGTGATGAAACCAAAGGCAATACCATTAGCGATAGAGAAGGTGAATGCCATCATAACCGTAGTAC
The DNA window shown above is from Colwellia psychrerythraea 34H and carries:
- a CDS encoding ATP-binding protein, whose translation is MFKLPPAWSKKFSLGISLKLFLAFWLVILTSVLISYLVTMQFRHSPIQEQANPQQLKLLKQYTQKLADKDQVRLKKVQENFRRKYHQYLLIKKISNNKVYTPRKRGWSEVRDYLTKHPLENPVTVDFAFTKVTSSEPIIINGEQFQLFIANEVHRKRLVSLVNQLPVALRLLMLLTISFLSCWLLAKSFTNPLIAIQKASESIGEGKLATRITKFDQRSDEFGTLARSFNKMAEQLENNITAHQRLLGDVSHELRSPLTRLQLAVALAEKNMGNDVEQQKHLNRCETEVERLDEMIADVLTLSRLEHNQNVFAADDIDLSTLVAQVVNDCQYFATSRNVTIVLKTQANCALLADSKLLSSAISNVVNNAVKYSPNDQVVTVELRQINEQIMLIVSDQGPGVPNEMIEKLFTPFFRVADGRERSSGGTGLGLAIAQQAILFHQGDIVAQNQESSGLKVIITLPTLSKQNKSNT
- a CDS encoding response regulator transcription factor; protein product: MTQSTVQTKHILLIDDDAELSELLTEYLESENFKVTSCLDGASGLAKAFDDSFDLILLDVMMPILNGFEVLKALGGNHKTPILMLTAKGDDNDRILGLELGADDYLAKPFKHRELLARIKAILRRISIVKSQSTLAVNAPTKQLTINQVKVNQATREITCRERLLELTGTEYLVLVYMIENHSKIISKAEISEKVLQRKLSPYDRTVDVHVGNVRRKLLAIDPIDKMKTVRGAGYVFLQGEE
- a CDS encoding Spy/CpxP family protein refolding chaperone → MKITFKNIAVVTSLCSALVLAPASFAGHNGVNYQGERDNSYHQMSEKKFAKLSRKLDLSESQQADIKALRSEEKAQMEVLKPAMKAFREQVKTLMSADNFDEEAFVQLQAGNQDVFAAMALTKAKSKFAMKSVLTEEQLAKFRSMKHKRSRR
- the hpt gene encoding hypoxanthine phosphoribosyltransferase, producing the protein MKHTIEVMISEEKIKTRVAQLGLQISEHYQDSDNLVMVGLLRGSFVFMADLARVITVNHSVDFMTASSYGNGMESSRDVHILKDLDDNIEGKDVLLVEDIIDTGNTLSKVLQILNLRGPNSIQICTLLDKPTRREEDVAVKWIGFEIPDEFVVGVGIDYAQKYRHLPYIGKVIPTE